The proteins below are encoded in one region of Methanofollis aquaemaris:
- a CDS encoding GMP synthase subunit A: MRPIFVVNNHGQFNHLIHRKLRDMEIEVAMVPNTTPPEEVAAGCRGIILGGGPSLERAGNCAEYLDLGLPVLGICLGLHIIATARGGAVGPGSHGGYGGVSVEITGESEILGGYPEQIHVWASHADEVKEVPAGFTVYAHSDICPVEAMGSAEDRIFGVQWHPEVSHTEDGDLLFRNFERICEE; this comes from the coding sequence ATGCGTCCCATTTTTGTCGTGAACAACCATGGGCAGTTCAACCACCTCATCCACCGCAAACTGCGGGACATGGAGATCGAGGTGGCGATGGTCCCGAACACCACTCCGCCAGAAGAGGTCGCCGCGGGGTGCCGGGGGATCATTCTGGGTGGCGGTCCGTCGCTTGAGCGGGCCGGGAACTGCGCCGAGTACCTCGACCTGGGCCTGCCGGTGCTGGGGATCTGTCTTGGCCTCCATATCATCGCGACCGCACGGGGCGGGGCCGTCGGGCCGGGCTCCCACGGTGGGTATGGCGGCGTCAGTGTTGAGATCACAGGGGAGAGCGAGATCCTTGGAGGATATCCAGAGCAGATCCATGTCTGGGCCTCCCATGCCGACGAGGTGAAAGAGGTGCCTGCGGGCTTCACCGTCTATGCACACTCCGACATCTGTCCGGTCGAGGCGATGGGATCCGCGGAGGACCGGATCTTCGGTGTCCAGTGGCACCCTGAGGTGAGCCACACTGAGGATGGAGACCTGCTCTTCAGGAACTTTGAGCGTATATGCGAGGAGTAG
- a CDS encoding helix-turn-helix transcriptional regulator encodes MHDPGLEILTMLATAPCHVYGLKFRLDEEGVCRSHSELYKTMNSLKRQGLVDYERAPGTRGPEKKIFFITEKGREALFLARKRSVGLVLSDYFRHLALTFQDLMVAEFESERPLRRIAVVPEPLRGGPADLFVAAAADLTGQIPERWLISSYRITIEGFQSLTADPTAMPCRDGAFDLLIAPGLSEAIPDPFLPELARLLAPRGQLVTFLPFTEEMARSSIAGEFLIREVRRFFPEMQVWTQTDFLSALSDFFDVTSVNHLGFSLIFCRARTQD; translated from the coding sequence ATGCACGACCCCGGGCTTGAGATCCTCACCATGCTCGCCACCGCGCCCTGCCATGTCTACGGACTCAAGTTCAGACTCGATGAAGAAGGAGTCTGCAGGAGCCACAGCGAACTCTACAAGACCATGAACTCGCTCAAGCGCCAGGGACTCGTAGACTATGAGAGGGCGCCGGGTACGAGGGGGCCGGAGAAGAAGATCTTCTTCATCACCGAGAAGGGCAGGGAGGCATTGTTCCTGGCAAGGAAGCGCAGCGTCGGACTTGTCCTCTCAGACTACTTCCGCCACCTTGCCCTGACATTCCAGGATCTGATGGTGGCCGAGTTCGAGAGCGAACGGCCCCTCAGGCGGATTGCCGTGGTTCCCGAGCCTCTCAGGGGCGGGCCGGCCGATCTCTTCGTCGCAGCGGCGGCCGACCTCACGGGCCAGATCCCGGAACGCTGGCTGATATCAAGTTACAGAATAACCATCGAAGGGTTTCAGAGCCTCACGGCAGACCCGACCGCCATGCCGTGCCGTGACGGAGCCTTCGATCTCCTCATCGCCCCCGGACTCAGCGAGGCCATCCCCGACCCATTCCTCCCGGAACTTGCCCGTCTCCTCGCCCCACGCGGCCAGCTCGTCACTTTTCTCCCCTTCACTGAAGAGATGGCGAGATCTTCAATCGCCGGTGAATTTCTCATCCGCGAGGTGCGGCGGTTCTTCCCTGAGATGCAGGTCTGGACACAGACCGACTTCCTCAGCGCACTCTCCGACTTCTTCGACGTGACAAGTGTCAATCACCTGGGCTTCTCCCTCATCTTCTGCAGGGCGCGCACCCAGGACTGA
- the cobT gene encoding nicotinate mononucleotide-dependent phosphoribosyltransferase CobT yields the protein MTFLSESPSIEFSRPLFASVLGNTALSMVPGVSGAGPSPKKTVFTPILDAEMITTGAITSMPLKPNTPTGCPTPAVITRAMATLTGIEPVFVNAGLFNPPTVPCIDVYGAPGGDPREGDAVPTVRDLLTAGERVGRLLSRCADLLVLGECVPGGTTTALCVLRALGYEARVSSSFVENPVHLKDEICRGVLERVESEGATDALDVVRIGGDPMMPVAAGIASTFEGTLVFAGGTQMLAVDAVLKGLGRSMVPLATTEYVRTDASANFEEAVAAVGAKAYYVDPDFGTIGDAGIGRYCEGEVKEGMGAGGAMFLARVMGYSEEEIRSAILSTVRSFR from the coding sequence ATGACATTTCTCTCCGAGTCTCCGTCCATTGAGTTTTCAAGACCGCTCTTTGCAAGCGTCCTTGGAAATACCGCACTCTCAATGGTGCCGGGGGTATCGGGCGCGGGGCCGTCTCCGAAGAAGACGGTTTTCACCCCGATCCTCGACGCCGAGATGATCACCACCGGGGCGATCACCTCGATGCCCCTCAAGCCCAACACCCCTACCGGGTGCCCGACGCCGGCGGTGATCACCAGGGCGATGGCGACACTCACCGGGATCGAACCGGTCTTCGTGAACGCCGGCCTCTTCAACCCGCCGACGGTGCCGTGCATCGACGTCTACGGGGCGCCGGGCGGTGACCCGAGAGAGGGCGACGCCGTCCCGACGGTCAGGGATCTTCTTACGGCCGGTGAGCGGGTCGGCCGCCTCCTCTCCAGGTGCGCCGACCTCCTGGTCCTGGGTGAGTGCGTGCCCGGCGGGACGACGACCGCTCTCTGTGTCCTGCGCGCCCTCGGGTATGAAGCCAGGGTATCGAGCAGTTTTGTGGAGAACCCCGTGCACCTGAAAGATGAGATCTGTAGAGGTGTGCTGGAGCGGGTGGAGAGCGAAGGGGCGACCGACGCCCTCGACGTCGTGCGGATCGGGGGCGATCCCATGATGCCGGTGGCCGCGGGGATCGCGAGTACCTTTGAAGGCACGCTCGTCTTTGCCGGGGGCACCCAGATGCTTGCCGTCGACGCCGTGCTCAAGGGCCTGGGGAGATCCATGGTCCCGCTTGCCACGACCGAGTACGTGCGCACCGATGCCTCGGCAAACTTCGAGGAGGCCGTGGCCGCAGTGGGGGCGAAGGCCTATTATGTGGACCCTGACTTCGGCACCATCGGCGATGCGGGGATCGGCAGGTACTGCGAGGGCGAGGTGAAAGAGGGGATGGGTGCCGGCGGCGCCATGTTCCTTGCCCGTGTGATGGGTTACTCAGAAGAGGAGATCAGGTCGGCCATCCTCTCCACGGTCAGATCGTTCAGATAA
- a CDS encoding YkgJ family cysteine cluster protein: protein MRGVDDLTGEIRERGFRCTRCGACCSEVSEGSNLVILSPGEVRQVAKAADLPPGEVAEPYPEFLDGPGKSRYTFDWCLNRDEGHCRFLEGEKCRVYAARPWICRTYPFMLEGDRLIVSECPGLGTEMTLEEARAVASALIERQAAEAAEEEGIRRVLSTTSPPPGETAVVDSEGVWPVHG from the coding sequence ATGCGAGGAGTAGACGATCTCACCGGCGAGATCAGGGAGCGGGGCTTCCGTTGCACGCGCTGCGGGGCCTGCTGCAGCGAGGTCTCCGAGGGGTCGAACCTGGTCATCCTATCACCCGGCGAGGTGCGGCAGGTGGCAAAGGCTGCAGATCTTCCCCCTGGCGAAGTCGCGGAACCGTACCCCGAGTTTCTTGATGGGCCGGGGAAATCGCGCTACACTTTTGACTGGTGTCTCAATCGGGACGAGGGGCACTGCCGCTTCCTGGAGGGGGAAAAGTGCCGGGTGTACGCCGCTCGGCCCTGGATCTGCCGGACCTATCCGTTCATGCTCGAGGGTGACCGCCTCATTGTCTCCGAGTGTCCGGGTCTGGGAACAGAGATGACCCTGGAAGAGGCGCGTGCCGTTGCCAGCGCCCTTATCGAGCGTCAGGCGGCCGAAGCGGCCGAAGAGGAGGGGATCAGGCGTGTCCTCTCCACCACCTCTCCTCCACCGGGGGAGACCGCGGTCGTCGACAGCGAGGGGGTGTGGCCGGTCCATGGGTGA
- a CDS encoding nitroreductase family protein, producing the protein MYLGPNLGLTILKTRHSIRKYKEDPIEEKIIENALECARLAPTARNEQPWLFGVVKEKETLKQIADLTDHGTFIEGAPICFAVFGKRDAKYYLEDCSAATTQLILGLWAYGVGSCWVAGEKKEYADAVRELLGVPEEYTLVSLLPAGYPMDVKIAGKKALDEIVFEGQYSQR; encoded by the coding sequence ATGTATCTTGGTCCGAATCTTGGGCTTACCATCCTTAAGACGCGTCATTCTATCAGGAAGTACAAGGAAGACCCAATCGAGGAGAAGATCATCGAGAACGCCCTCGAGTGTGCCCGTCTTGCCCCGACCGCCAGGAACGAACAGCCCTGGCTCTTCGGGGTGGTGAAGGAGAAGGAGACCCTCAAGCAGATCGCCGACCTCACCGACCATGGCACGTTCATCGAGGGCGCCCCGATCTGTTTTGCGGTCTTCGGCAAGAGGGACGCAAAGTACTATCTTGAGGACTGCTCCGCAGCCACGACCCAGCTCATCCTCGGCCTCTGGGCCTATGGGGTCGGGTCGTGCTGGGTGGCGGGCGAGAAGAAGGAGTATGCCGATGCGGTCCGCGAACTCCTCGGTGTCCCTGAAGAGTACACTCTTGTCTCCCTTCTTCCGGCCGGGTATCCGATGGACGTGAAGATCGCCGGGAAGAAGGCTCTCGACGAGATCGTCTTCGAGGGACAGTATTCACAGAGGTGA
- a CDS encoding TraB/GumN family protein translates to MGEIRLVGTAHVSEKSITEVRAAIEEFEPDIVGVELDAGRYQALRNGAPPPKVDEVLKGGNFSQILFQWTLAYLQRKIGMDVGVEPGAEMMAAIDEVENRGLPLGLIDRDIRITLSRFWEGMSLWEKVKMLYALAVSVSGGADEKVDIDALTRQDVVSAALEEFRNFSPNGARALIDERDAFIARRILDLSVRYEKVLAVVGAGHVRGVERYLSSPDLLPPEAALTAAPKKRYPWGKIIGILVVALFALLLISIAFSGVGLEVLAWAILYWVLINGVLAAGFTIAAGGHPLSALTAFGVAWMTSLNPLMAAGWFAAIVEAKIRKPSAADFQQIMDAETFTEMRKVPIFRVVLVAALANVGSTIGTFAYFLFIAPILGIDPTVIIPQGFANFVGWLGGLLPF, encoded by the coding sequence ATGGGTGAGATCAGACTGGTCGGCACGGCCCATGTCTCTGAGAAGAGCATCACCGAGGTGCGCGCCGCGATCGAGGAGTTCGAGCCCGACATCGTCGGGGTGGAACTTGACGCCGGGCGATACCAGGCCCTCAGGAACGGGGCGCCGCCCCCGAAGGTCGACGAGGTGCTGAAAGGCGGGAACTTTTCCCAGATCCTCTTCCAGTGGACCCTGGCCTATCTCCAGCGAAAGATCGGGATGGACGTCGGCGTCGAACCTGGCGCCGAGATGATGGCGGCCATCGATGAGGTGGAGAACCGGGGTCTGCCCCTGGGCCTCATCGACCGCGACATCAGGATCACCCTCTCCAGATTCTGGGAAGGGATGAGCCTCTGGGAGAAGGTGAAGATGCTCTACGCCCTTGCGGTCTCGGTCTCAGGGGGTGCGGACGAGAAGGTCGACATCGACGCCCTGACCAGACAGGACGTCGTCTCGGCGGCCCTGGAGGAGTTCAGGAACTTCTCACCGAACGGGGCGAGGGCCCTCATCGACGAGCGGGACGCCTTCATCGCCCGCCGGATCCTCGACCTCTCGGTCAGGTATGAGAAGGTGCTGGCGGTGGTCGGCGCCGGGCATGTGCGGGGGGTGGAGCGCTACCTCTCTTCCCCTGATCTCCTCCCGCCTGAGGCGGCGCTCACCGCCGCCCCCAAAAAGCGCTATCCCTGGGGGAAGATCATCGGCATCCTGGTCGTCGCCCTCTTTGCCCTCCTCCTCATCTCGATCGCCTTCTCCGGGGTCGGGCTTGAGGTGCTCGCCTGGGCGATATTGTACTGGGTGCTGATCAACGGCGTGCTCGCTGCCGGGTTCACCATCGCCGCCGGGGGCCACCCGCTCTCGGCCCTCACGGCCTTCGGGGTGGCATGGATGACCTCCCTCAATCCCCTGATGGCCGCCGGATGGTTTGCCGCCATCGTGGAGGCGAAAATCAGGAAACCCTCGGCTGCCGACTTCCAGCAGATCATGGACGCCGAGACCTTCACCGAGATGCGGAAGGTGCCGATCTTCAGGGTGGTGCTCGTCGCTGCGCTGGCAAATGTCGGGTCGACCATCGGGACGTTCGCCTACTTCCTCTTCATCGCCCCGATCCTGGGGATCGATCCCACCGTGATCATCCCGCAGGGCTTTGCGAACTTCGTGGGGTGGCTGGGCGGGCTGCTCCCCTTCTGA